The Buchnera aphidicola (Chaitophorus sp. 3695) genomic sequence AAAAATTAAAATATATATTATATAATATAATTTTTATAAATATCATATATATTATATATAATATTCATAAATATTAATTAAATTAAAAAATCTATTTTTTTTTTTAAAAATCATATATTATCTTTTTATACAAACTAGATATTTTATAAGGATTATTTTAATGAATCAAAAATTTAGAAATATAGCAATTATTGCTCATGTGGATCATGGAAAAACTACATTGATCGATAAATTACTTCAACAATCAGGAGTATTTAAAAATCATGAAGAAAAAAAAGAACGAGTAATGGACAGCAATGATTTAGAAAAAGAAAGAGGTATTACTATTACTTCCAAAAATACTTCTTTAATATGGAATGGATATAAAATTAATATCGTAGATACTCCAGGACATGCTGATTTTGGAGGTGAAGTAGAACGAGTATTATCAATGGTAGATTCAGTTTTATTAGTAGTTGATGCTTTAGATGGACCTATGCCTCAAACTAGATTTGTTACAGAAAAAGCATTTAAATATAATATTCATCCAATTTTAGTAATTAACAAAATAGATAGAAAAAACGCACGCCCAGATTGGGTTATAGATCAAATTTTTGATTTATTTGTTAATTTAAATGCTACTGATTCTCAATTAGATTTTCCTATAATATATACATCTGCTTTATTAGGTTTATCTGGATTAGATTACAACGCATTAGAAAAAAATATGACTCCACTATTTAAATCTATAATTAAGTACACTCCTGCTCCAAAAAAAAATATTAAAAGAAAATTTAAAATGCAAATTTCACAATTAGATTATGATAATTATCTTGGAGTTATTGGTATAGGAAGAATTCGATCAGGATGTGTAAAATTAAATCAAAATATAAAAATTATCGATAAAAAGGGAAAAAACTATTTTGGAAAAATTAACAAATTATTAACATATTGTGGATTAAAAAAAATTGAAATAAAAAAAGCATATTCAGGAGACATTATAGCAATTACTGGTATAGAAAATTTGAAAATTTCAGATACAATATGTGATATAAAAAATAATAAACCTATTCCTAAATTAAATATTGATGAACCAACAGTAAAAATGTTTTTTTCAGTAAATTCTTCTCCTTTTTCTGGGAAAGAAGGTAAATATATTACTTCAAGACATATCTTAGAAAGATTAAACAAAGAAAAAAAACATAATGTAGCACTAAAAGTAGAAGAAACAAACGATGCAAGCGTTTTTTGTGTATCAGGAAGAGGTGAATTGCATTTATCTATTTTAATAGAAAATATGAGAAGAGAAGGATATGAAATAGAAGTATCACGTCCTAAAGTAATATTTAAAAAAATAAATGGAATAAAAAATGAACCATTTGAAAATATTGTTTTAGATATAGAAATAA encodes the following:
- the typA gene encoding translational GTPase TypA gives rise to the protein MNQKFRNIAIIAHVDHGKTTLIDKLLQQSGVFKNHEEKKERVMDSNDLEKERGITITSKNTSLIWNGYKINIVDTPGHADFGGEVERVLSMVDSVLLVVDALDGPMPQTRFVTEKAFKYNIHPILVINKIDRKNARPDWVIDQIFDLFVNLNATDSQLDFPIIYTSALLGLSGLDYNALEKNMTPLFKSIIKYTPAPKKNIKRKFKMQISQLDYDNYLGVIGIGRIRSGCVKLNQNIKIIDKKGKNYFGKINKLLTYCGLKKIEIKKAYSGDIIAITGIENLKISDTICDIKNNKPIPKLNIDEPTVKMFFSVNSSPFSGKEGKYITSRHILERLNKEKKHNVALKVEETNDASVFCVSGRGELHLSILIENMRREGYEIEVSRPKVIFKKINGIKNEPFENIVLDIEIKHQGVIMKHLGERKGEIKNMISDNKDRIRLEYIISSRALIGFRSELINITSGTGLFYSSFSHYAKSSKLNIGQRRNGVLISNNTGNAVAFALFNLQNRGKLFLGHGAQVYQGQIIGMHSKSNDLTVNCLLGKKLTNMRASGTDEAINLVKPINFTLEQAMSFINDDELIEITPKSIRLRKKILTESQRKQASRKKI